The Nomia melanderi isolate GNS246 chromosome 13, iyNomMela1, whole genome shotgun sequence sequence ATTTCTTTTCCTCAACGCTACGAAATCCCATCTGTATTTTTGGATAGAGAAAATGAATTGGTTAAGATTATATACAGATTAAAATAATAGATTGTTTAAAAGTGTTTACCTTCTCATAATAAGAGGAACGAAAATTTCTTTCGTCTGTCATTATTctgtaaattcaatttttagatttatgtgtatttttattcaatattttgaaaattttagattcaaaatatttcacagCTGTAATCATAACCTGACGATACGCCCTCCAGCACCTCTTTCTTGAACTTTGTAGGTTTATTAGCCGGTAAAATCGATTGTTGCAACAGTGTGCAGATTTTATACGATAAGATTGTAATCACattgaaatacatttataataaattattcgatttattttaagTTGTAcaagaaattacaattaaaaaagtgAATCTAGCATTGAATTATTGTTCTGTAATAACATGTTCAGGAATTACTTTTGCAACTTTTCGATATTCTTTGCGTAATGTCTTAGGGCATTGCATTTGTGTCCAACTTATAGGTATCATTGCCACACCTGTAACATAATTAAAGGTAGTTTTTAATGTAACAAATGATTTCTCTTTTAATAACATACCTTCTTCGCTATGCGCTATCACTACACCTAATTCATTTTCTGCTGTACTTAATTGATAAGTATGAGCTTCAGTCATTGGCATCTATCAAGtgcataagaaaatatataaattttgcaTTAATCTAACATTATCATAAAGAACAGAAAAGGATACAACTCTGGCTAGGATAATATCCCCGGGTCTGAaacatttatacatttgtatattagTTTTGTCTATTGCACGTACATCTTCTTTCCTCAATATCCCCCTGTAAGGTCTCGTCAATACGATATCGCCTATGCACTTTATGCTACATTTACAGAACCTCTGATTAACAATAGTAACCATTGCAGTTACTATGTCACCAGGTGCCGGAACAATGCTCTGTTCTGTTATTCCATGGACTTCTACCGTATGCGTCTaaaatgtataactatataataaataaattccattatACATTAACAATTATAGTTTCCATATCCCTTACATTCTCTTGTGGTAGCAACTTAACTACACCTGCAAGTTTTGAGTAAATATAACCTTGTTGCTCATAAGTCCCAGGTCCaggtatattaattttatcagaAACGCATAATCTTTGACCTgtcataaataaaacaaaacatgcTCTCTTTCATCCACTTAATTGTTAcctcattataatattatatacaattaccAGGTACACAAACAATAAGCTCATCTTGTTCGTCCATGTTGTGTTCTAACCTTTTATTTACCATAAACACATAATACGctacatttaatatatttgtcaACAAATGGCGCCACAGTCAACCGCGCGAATTTCCATATCGGTAACATTTGTCAAGTTTCAACGTTTTGCCACTAATGGCGCCACTGTCTATCCTTGTTAACTTTCACGTCGATAACCtttggctaccagtttgagcattttaccacggatggcgccactaTCAACCTTGTCAACTCACTCGTCGGTAACCTTTGGCTACCGGTTTGAGACTTTTGCCACTGATGGCGCCACTGTCAATTTTGTCAGCTCTCTCGTCGGTAACAGttggctaccagtttgagcaTTTTTCCACGGAGGGCGCCACTGTCTATCCTTGTCAACTCTCCTGTCGGTAACAtttggctaccagtttgagcgttttgccacggatggcgccacgGTACAAAATGCATATTTTTAGTAAGCAGATAATTCGTGCCGCTATATGCATTGCAATATACGCAGAAAACGGCAAGAATTATCTGACGTATTCCAGAATATTTCCTGCTACAAATTGTATTgattagataataataattatataatgtagTTAGAGATATCGAGGAGTTCTCGAGGAATGAATGTTTACATTAAATACATTCCATGTATTGTAACaatgtgaattttattaatgacTCGCTTTACGATACAATCCCTGATTGTAAGATGCGAAGGAATTAAATTTTGATGATCGTTCTACTCATCTAGAGACATCTAGAAATGTACGCGACGTAtacttgaaataaataaaaaacgattATCTATACATGCTGCGGTTCTCCTTATGTCGATCGCATAGAATAAAAGTCTAAGGGTTACAGGTCATTATCATACTCTACTCGATGCTTAATCTACCGATAAGAAATGTGTTACTatacaatgtttattattttccaagtaGAATCTTCCTCGTGGCGCCGAAGTTTTGTCCAGCTTGAGTAGCGCCCTTATTAGTACCAGCCTGCAGACCAATGAGACCTTCGCCAGCCCTTAATTGCTCCTCGGTGAAGTTCCGTTTGTTCTCCTCGGCTGGCTTCGGCCCTAGCCATGGCCCGCGCCATTCAGGGTGTCTGTAGGTCTGTGGAAACATTTCAATAGTTCTTACAATCCaagaacattaatttcaatGCCGCATAATTTGACAGTACAAAGTACTCagaatgtaaaaaatgtaatattaaatcattcgactgaattgcaTTGGAAaggagaataataaaaaataataaaagtagatACCGTGC is a genomic window containing:
- the Csl4 gene encoding exosome component 1 Csl4, whose amino-acid sequence is MVNKRLEHNMDEQDELIVCVPGQRLCVSDKINIPGPGTYEQQGYIYSKLAGVVKLLPQENTHTVEVHGITEQSIVPAPGDIVTAMVTIVNQRFCKCSIKCIGDIVLTRPYRGILRKEDVRAIDKTNIQMYKCFRPGDIILARVMPMTEAHTYQLSTAENELGVVIAHSEEGVAMIPISWTQMQCPKTLRKEYRKVAKVIPEHVITEQ